The DNA sequence GGCTGGGAAGTAGAGAAATTGGTTTATTATTATTTGGATAATAATACAGAAATTTCTTTTTTGGGGGAGGAAAAAGATTTGGGGGAAACAAAAGAAAAGATTATTCAATTGATTGAAGGGATAATGAATTTTGATTTTAAGGCTACGCCGGGAATGCATACATGCAAATATTGCGATTTTTCCGATATTTGTGGGTTTAGAGAGTTGTAAAGTAAAACAACAAAGGGGAAATGTCCAAGATTAAGATATTAATTT is a window from the Candidatus Kuenenbacteria bacterium genome containing:
- a CDS encoding PD-(D/E)XK nuclease family protein, which produces GWEVEKLVYYYLDNNTEISFLGEEKDLGETKEKIIQLIEGIMNFDFKATPGMHTCKYCDFSDICGFREL